The following coding sequences are from one Triticum dicoccoides isolate Atlit2015 ecotype Zavitan chromosome 4A, WEW_v2.0, whole genome shotgun sequence window:
- the LOC119285964 gene encoding splicing factor U2af large subunit A-like: MAEYEERYEGNCDPAAAAVTGGAPPTKPSGFSDQPDGRSQQEVQPHEGRSSKSRERDRGREKDKDKERDREHGRDRERGRDKDRERDRGDRDREHDRHHREHRERSEKREYHERSEKREHRERSEKREHRGHSDDHDRHRSRGRDVERRDRDRDGHRRHRSRSRSKGRERRSRSRSRSRSKSKRVSGFDQGPLQSIPMVTPGTTPGQLPAVAPLITGMLPNMFNFTAPTQFNPLVMQPQAMTQQATRHARRVYVGGLPPTANEQTVAIYFNQVMAAIGGNTAGPGDAVLNVYINHDKKFAFVEMRSVEEASNAMALDGIMFEGAPVKVRRPTDYNPSLAAALGPSQPNPNLNLGAVGLTPGSAGGVEGPDRIFVGGLPYYFTEAQVRELLESFGPLRGFDLVKDRETGNSKGYAFCVYQDLNVTDIACAALNGIKMGDKTLTVRRANQGTSQPRPEQETILLHAQQQVQMQKLVLQVGGALPTKVVCLTQVVSADELRDDEEYEDILEDMREEGRKYGNLVKAVIPRPDPSGAAVPGVGKVFLEYADIDGSTKAKVGMHGRKFGGNQVVAVFYPENKFADGDYDD, from the exons ATGGCCGAGTACGAGGAGCGCTACGAGGGCAActgcgaccccgccgccgccgccgtcaccggagGTGCCCCGCCGACCAAGCCCTCCGGTTTCTCCGACCAACCCGACGGCCGCTCCCAG CAGGAGGTACAGCCACATGAGGGAAGGTCCTCAAAATCTAGAGAGAGGGACAGAGGACGAGAGAAGGACAAGGACAAGGAGCGTGATAGAGAACATGGAAGAGATAGAGAAAGGGGCCGGGATAAGGACAGGGAGAGGGATCGGGGTGACCGGGACCGGGAACACGACCGCCACCATAGGGAGCACCGTGAAAGAAGTGAAAAAAGGGAGTACCATGAAAGAAGTGAAAAAAGGGAGCACCGTGAAAGAAGTGAAAAAAGGGAGCACCGTGGCCATTCTGATGACCATGATCGTCATCGCAGCCGTGGACGTGATGTTGAAAG AAGAGACCGTGACAGAGATGGCCATCGCAGGCATCGCTCCCGTTCCCGTTCTAAGGGTCGTGAACGCAGATCCAGATCTCGTTCGCGTTCTCGTTCAAAGAG CAAGCGGGTGAGCGGATTTGACCAGGGACCATTGCAATCCATTCCTATGGTTACTCCTGGCACGACCCCAG GTCAGCTGCCCGCAGTTGCCCCTCTTATTACTGGGATGCTTCCAAACATGTTTAATTTCACTGCTCCTACACAG TTCAATCCTCTAGTTATGCAACCACAGGCCATGACACAACAG GCTACCCGGCATGCTAGGCGTGTTTATGTTGGTGGACTTCCACCAACTGCCAATGAGCAG ACAGTTGCTATATACTTCAATCAAGTTATGGCTGCTATTGGAGGAAACACAGCTGGTCCTGGTGATGCTGTTCTTAATGTATACATAAACCATGACAAGAAATTTGCTTTTGTGGAGATGAGGTCTGTGGAGGAAGCAAGCAATGCAATGGCCTTAGATGGTATAATGTTTGAGGGAGCACCGGTGAAAGTTAGAAGGCCAACAGACTATAATCCTTCCCTGGCTGCTGCACTGGGTCCAAGCCAGCCAAACCCTAATCTCAATCTTGGTGCTGTTGGCTTGACACCTGGCTCAGCTGGAGGTGTAGAAGGCCCTGATCGCATCTTTGTGGGTGGCCTCCCGTACTACTTCACCGAGGCTCAAGTGCGGGAGTTGCTTGAATCCTTTGGACCGTTGCGAGGATTTGATCTTGTGAAGGATAGGGAGACAGGCAACTCGAAAGGATATGCCTTCTGTGTATACCAGGATCTTAATGTCACCGACATTGCCTGTGCTGCCCTGAATGGTATCAAGATGGGAGACAAGACCCTCACTGTTAGGCGAGCAAATCAAGGCACTTCTCAACCAAGGCCAGAGCAAGAAACCATCCTGTTGCACGCACAACAACAAGTGCAGATGCAG AAACTCGTGCTACAAGTTGGAGGCGCTCTACCGACAAAGGTGGTATGCCTGACCCAGGTGGTTTCAGCAGATGAACTGAGAGATGATGAGGAATACGAGGATATTTTGGAAGATATGAGGGAAGAAGGGCGCAAATATG GTAACTTGGTTAAAGCTGTCATCCCACGACCTGACCCCAGCGGCGCTGCTGTTCCTGGAGTTGGAAAG GTGTTTCTGGAATATGCAGATATCGACGGCTCGACCAAGGCGAAGGTCGGGATGCATGGCAGGAAGTTTGGCGGGAACCAGGTGGTGGCCGTGTTCTACCCTGAAAACAAGTTTGCTGATGGAGATTATGATGATTAG